In the genome of Henningerozyma blattae CBS 6284 chromosome 5, complete genome, one region contains:
- the GSP1 gene encoding Ran GTPase GSP1 (similar to Saccharomyces cerevisiae GSP1 (YLR293C) and GSP2 (YOR185C); ancestral locus Anc_6.90) produces the protein MSTPAQAQGGEVPTFKLVLVGDGGTGKTTFVKRHLTGEFEKKYIATIGVEVHPLSFYTNFGEIKFDCWDTAGQEKFGGLRDGYYINAQCGIIMFDVTSRITYKNVPNWHRDLVRVCENIPIVLCGNKVDVKERKVKAKTITFHRKKNLQYYDISAKSNYNFEKPFLWLARKLAGNPQLEFVASPALAPPEVQVDEQLMQQYQQEMEQATALPLPDEDDADL, from the coding sequence ATGTCTACTCCAGCTCAAGCTCAAGGTGGTGAAGTTCCAACTTTCAAATTAGTCTTAGTCGGTGATGGTGGTACCGGTAAGACAACTTTCGTTAAGAGACATTTGACTGGTGAATTcgaaaagaaatatattgcCACCATCGGTGTTGAAGTCCATCCTTTGTCTTTCTACACCAACTTTGGTGAAATCAAATTCGATTGTTGGGATACTGCCGGTCAAGAAAAATTCGGTGGTTTAAGAGATGGTTACTATATCAATGCTCAATGTGGTATTATCATGTTTGATGTCACTTCCAGAATCACTTACAAGAACGTTCCAAACTGGCACAGAGATTTAGTTAGAGTTTGTGAAAACATTCCAATTGTCTTATGTGGTAACAAGGTCGATGtcaaagaaagaaaagtCAAGGCCAAGACCATCACTTTCCACAGAAAGAAGAACTTACAATACTACGATATCTCTGCTAAATCTAACTACAACTTTGAAAAACCTTTCTTATGGTTAGCTAGAAAATTGGCTGGTAACCCACAATTGGAATTCGTTGCTTCTCCAGCTTTGGCTCCACCAGAAGTTCAAGTCGATGAACAATTGATGCAACAATATCAACAAGAAATGGAACAAGCTACTGCTTTGCCATTAccagatgaagatgatgctGATTTATAG
- the SEC72 gene encoding Sec63 complex subunit SEC72 (similar to Saccharomyces cerevisiae SEC72 (YLR292C); ancestral locus Anc_6.89) encodes MATIDYNANSKLISIAKDLAAEPSADYESLEINVNQINRLTKGLIETTNPNFTPEPNAELSKVIKGLFDTGMKNIAQQKKLPEALKNISLAIDTSTTKRYPWEAFAIQLQELQFMLRQKVDLELVTLKYLDAIQDLDMLLNTGMIHADVFLRKTDALLRLKQWELARIECERGLSLDPKNPKLNALMLQCVTLLAEYNGDI; translated from the coding sequence ATGGCCACTATAGATTATAACGCTAATTCAAAACTTATATCAATTGCAAAAGATTTGGCAGCAGAACCTTCTGCTGATTACGAATCTCTAGAAATCAACGttaatcaaattaatagaCTAACCAAAGGGTTAATTGAAACAACAAATCCAAATTTTACTCCTGAACCAAATGCTGAATTATCAAAAGTTATTAAAGGCTTGTTTGATACTggtatgaaaaatattgcccaacagaaaaaattacctgaagctttgaaaaatatttcattggCTATTGATACCTCAACAACTAAAAGATACCCATGGGAGGCTTTTGCTAtacaattacaagaattaCAATTCATGTTAAGACAAAAAGTAGATCTGGAATTGGTGactttgaaatatttggatgCTATTCAGGATTTAGATATGTTATTAAATACTGGGATGATTCATGCTGATGtctttttaagaaaaacgGATGCTCTATTAAGATTGAAACAATGGGAATTAGCAAGAATTGAATGTGAAAGAGGATTGTCTTTAGATCCAAAAAACCCAAAGTTGAATGCTCTAATGTTACAATGTGTTACACTTTTAGCAGAATATAATGGtgatatataa
- the GCD7 gene encoding translation initiation factor eIF2B subunit beta (similar to Saccharomyces cerevisiae GCD7 (YLR291C); ancestral locus Anc_6.88): MSSVSTIHGGSNKDLNTIVNSFIDKLKRREIEGSYFIALETLQFLKRFLSIARWNNINELITIIRQLGNKIEKAQPTAFACGNVIRRILASLRDEIEEEIRDEISTTSNVSNSTVAEPMISSMFNLLQKPEESKNILNKLNNTKSKTDFRQIAIQSIKDLIDEITNINDGIHQIAIDLIHDHEILLTPTPESKTVLKFLIKARERNNRKFSVLVTEGYPNNTSKAHEFAKKLASYNIDTTIIPDSAVFALMSRVGKVIIGTKGVFINGGAILSSSGVSSVCECAHEFKTPVFAVSGLYKLSPLYPYDVNKLMEYGGSDKIMSKMDPSNRLDTINPISDYVPPENIDIFITNIGGFAPSFIYRVAWDNYKQIDVNLEDKE; encoded by the coding sequence ATGTCGTCTGTTTCTACGATACATGGTGGTTCcaataaagatttaaatacCATAGtcaattcttttattgataaattaaagagAAGAGAAATTGAAGGTTCATATTTTATTGCATTAGAAACTCTACAATTCTTAAAAAGATTTTTATCAATAGCTCGttggaataatattaatgaattaatcACAATAATTAGACAATTGGGTAATAAGATTGAAAAAGCTCAACCAACTGCTTTTGCATGTGGTAATGtaattagaagaattttaGCATCTCTTCGagatgaaattgaagaagaaataagaGATGAGATTTCAACAACTTCTAATGTTTCAAATAGTACTGTTGCTGAACCAATGATTTCTTCTATGTTCAACTTATTACAAAAGCCAGaagaatctaaaaatatattgaataaattaaataatacaaaaagTAAAACTGATTTCCGTCAAATTGCTATTCAATCGATTAAAGATCTAATTGACGAAATTACAAACATCAATGATGGTATTCATCAAATTGctattgatttaattcatGATCatgaaattcttttaaCTCCGACTCCAGAATCAAAAActgttttgaaatttttaattaaagctCGTGAACGTAATAATAGAAAGTTCAGCGTTTTAGTTACAGAAGGTTatccaaataatacatCCAAGGCTCATGAATTTGCTAAGAAATTAGCTTCTTACAACATTGACACTACAATTATACCAGACTCTGCTGTATTTGCCTTGATGTCAAGAGTAGGTAaagttattattggtaCTAAAGGTGTATTCATTAATGGTGGTGCTATTTTATCAAGTAGTGGCGTATCATCCGTTTGTGAGTGTGCTcatgaatttaaaactcCGGTGTTTGCTGTCAGTGGTCTATATAAATTGTCACCATTGTATCCATACGATGTCAACAAATTAATGGAATATGGTGGCAGTGATAAGATTATGAGTAAGATGGATCCTTCGAATAGATTAGACACTATTAATCCTATTAGTGATTATGTACCAcctgaaaatattgatatatttattacaaatatcGGTGGGTTTGCACcaagttttatttatagAGTTGCATGGGATAATTATAAACAGATCGATGTTAATTTGGAAGATAAAGAGTAA
- the COQ11 gene encoding ubiquinone biosynthesis protein COQ11 (similar to Saccharomyces cerevisiae YLR290C; ancestral locus Anc_6.87): protein MSKIVVFGGNGLLGKRICQESVNRGLKVYSITRSGKTPTFNSPAKPNEWVDKVNWLKGDLFDPHSYKSVLMGADHVVHSVGILFEGAGYKKLANAPITSLPGVIWDEVCKGPEQPNPFETEPLTYHNVNTRAATLLCDTVSEVAKHTKSTISFSYISAHNGSPLIPQGYIDSKRAAEHHILHHSDPEYVRPLILRPGFMYDQEEGLLDNPRYAISNVVGLGNCFGMIPAPLTTQQVAAQLVSRLGDPQACGVVSADELAKPVLV, encoded by the coding sequence ATGAGTAAAATAGTTGTATTTGGTGGTAACGGACTTTTAGGTAAACGTATTTGTCAAGAAAGTGTTAACCGTGgtttaaaagtttattcTATTACTCGGAGCGGCAAAACACCAACATTCAATAGTCCTGCAAAGCCTAATGAATGGGTAGATAAAGTCAATTGGTTAAAAGGTGATTTGTTTGACCCTCATTCTTACAAATCTGTTCTAATGGGTGCAGACCACGTAGTGCATAGCGTGGGAATTCTATTTGAAGGTGCTGGTTACAAGAAATTGGCAAATGCCCCTATCACTTCCCTCCCGGGAGTCATATGGGATGAGGTCTGTAAAGGTCCTGAACAACCTAATCCGTTTGAGACTGAACCATTAACGTATCACAACGTTAACACTCGTGCAGCTACTCTATTATGCGACACAGTTAGCGAGGTTGCCAAGCATACCAAATCAACGATATCGTTCTCTTATATCTCAGCACATAACGGTTCTCCATTGATACCACAGGGATACATTGACTCCAAGAGAGCTGCTGAACATCATATATTACATCACTCCGATCCTGAATATGTCCGTCCTTTGATTCTCAGACCAGGGTTTATGTATGACCAAGAAGAGGGCTTGCTTGACAACCCTCGTTATGCTATCTCGAATGTGGTAGGGCTGGGCAACTGCTTTGGTATGATTCCAGCGCCACTCACTACTCAGCAGGTAGCCGCCCAGCTGGTATCTCGACTAGGCGACCCTCAAGCCTGCGGCGTTGTCTCTGCCGATGAGTTGGCCAAGCCTGTTCTGGTTTAA
- the RPS30A gene encoding 40S ribosomal protein eS30 (similar to Saccharomyces cerevisiae RPS30A (YLR287C-A) and RPS30B (YOR182C); ancestral locus Anc_6.83), with amino-acid sequence MAKVHGSLARAGKVKSQTPKVEKTEKPKNPKGRAYKRMLYNRRFVNVTLTNGKRKMNPSPNQG; translated from the exons ATG GCTAAAGTTCACGGTTCTCTAGCTCGTGCTGGTAAAGTTAAGTCTCAAACTCCAAAGGTTGAAAAAACTGAAAAGCCAAAAAACCCAAAGGGTAGAGCTTACAAGAGAATGTTGTACAACAGAAGATTCGTTAATGTCACCTTGACTAACGGTAAGAGAAAGATGAACCCATCTCCAAACCAAGGTTAA
- the TBLA0E01030 gene encoding uncharacterized protein (similar to Saccharomyces cerevisiae YLR287C; ancestral locus Anc_6.82), translating to MSEVEQDFSKENILELTTNLKVEFVKKYTTNESLLAINSKTKLQNSDENLELAKLTKLIRSIATKIGILLNPGKFVEKNYTIFYKELQNFSNHIFFLLSLLPLFYKNPSVYPSYFLNDLNKLIINLMENISKLCIEIELLSDDSIDNEAKEERNEERLIPIGLIWNSCDSLLELSEIGPTGVLSKLITKNSTLLNDVLEEIDDWLVEPSLGNEDFLVDEYSSDEEDKDDSKLNPIDDSNDNEEILKVVVPFVKDWQKNIKLIKLLFSSFIKSIKENNTKSSKFKSSSNQGEILDSLNALHDNISESVDILVSDILSSDTFIDVQTDFNEEIEKLNEYLKKMVKAIKNLNSNDEKRNKWLNVWEIKYFEKN from the coding sequence ATGTCAGAAGTTGAACAAGATTTCTCAAAGGAAAATATCTTAGAATTAACTACAAATTTGAAAGTTGAATTTGTAAAGAAATACACTACAAATGAATCATTACTAGCAATAAATagtaaaacaaaattacaaaattcaGATGAAAACCTTGAGTTAGCCAAACTTACCAAGCTAATCAGATCAATCGCTACCAAAATaggtatattattaaatccaGGTAAATTTGTGGAAAAGAATTATACCATTTTCTATAAGGAATTACAAAACTTTTCAAaccatatatttttcttattatcacttttaccattattttataaaaaccCATCTGTTTATccatcatattttttaaatgatttaaacaaattaattattaatttaatggagaatatttcaaaattatgtattgaaattgaattattatcagaTGACTCGATTGATAACGAAGCAAAAGAAGAACGTAATGAAGAGAGATTAATTCCAATCGGTTTAATTTGGAATTCTTGTGattctttattagaattatctGAAATTGGCCCCACTGGTGTtctatcaaaattaataacgAAAAACTCTACATTACTTAATGACGTATTggaagaaattgatgaCTGGTTAGTGGAACCTTCATTAGGTAATGAAGATTTCCTTGTAGATGAATATTCCtctgatgaagaagataaagaTGATAGCAAGTTAAACCCTATTGATGattctaatgataatgaagaaatcCTAAAAGTTGTGGTCCCATTTGTTAAAGATTGgcagaaaaatattaaattgattaaattattgTTCTCATCATTTATCAAGTCAATTaaggaaaataatacaaagtcatccaaatttaaatcatcGAGTAATCAAGGTGAAATATTGGATTCTTTGAATGCTTTGCATGATAATATTAGTGAATCGGTAGACATCTTAGTTTCGGATATATTATCATCTGATACTTTTATTGACGTCCAAACAGATTTCAATGaggaaattgaaaaactaAATGAATACTTAAAGAAAATGGTCAAGGCaattaagaatttaaattctaatgatgaaaaaagaaataaatggCTTAATGTTTGGGAAATCAAGtactttgaaaaaaactaa
- the LAS17 gene encoding actin-binding protein LAS17 (similar to Saccharomyces cerevisiae LAS17 (YOR181W); ancestral locus Anc_6.81): MGLLNTNDKEVIKRSLPKSSNKIIDVAVARLYIAYPNPNEWTYTGLSGAVALVDDLVGNTYFLKLVDIHSNGGVVWDQELYVNFEYNQDRTFFHTFELEECYAGLLFEDISEASHFLKRVQKREKYGSKKTISNKNAIALTNKLKAENANKVVQGPRGESMIDNQRRRYDYSAGPTAPITKNKAPPPPPPGALSNVPGGFANNSSEVTSSDEEETSKSNSPSSKPLRQLPPLDPKFMNNNSGAPPAPPAPPTSQGSPAVTPTSHALPPIQDRPPVVHPTVARESSTASTTPTTPLRSSLPPTPGQQGNNKNALPFPIPAGAQAIAPPLPAGHRPTPKPPSQPGYTNNNNNNNNNDNRNSYNNRNSYDNRNNYDNRNDYDNHNDYNNRNSHDNRNDNYNNNSYNRPTPSLPARNNNGPPPPSRNNNAPLPPARNNGPPPPARNNGPPPPAPRRGPAPPPPPKRHTSSSQQDQMGGYGNNSNRQGSQGPQRRGPAPPPPPRSSRLNQNSYQEIPPPQHNSYQPLPPPQREERNSTPTPPPTTFGQRPSNNYYADNNSSIPPPPPTSFGQRPESNGPPPMPSRNYDQRQQPAPPMPSRNNDQHTNGYGSNPPPPAPPMASRPNDLQMNNNGSVPPPPPPAFLQQPQSNGGGPPPPPPPPPSMSSGDSAPSLPPSSGDTGRDALLASIRSSGIGNLRKVDKSQLDKPSALLREAKGEPSPASSHTTGGGMAPPGSAPGGSLADALAAALNKRKIR; the protein is encoded by the coding sequence atggGTTTACTAAATACAAACGACAAGGAAGTCATCAAAAGGTCATTACCTAAATCATCGAATAAAATCATCGATGTTGCTGTCGCAAGACTGTATATTGCATACCCAAATCCAAATGAATGGACTTATACTGGACTCTCCGGTGCAGTAGCACTGGTAGATGATTTAGTTGGTAAtacatattttttgaaactgGTAGACATTCATAGCAATGGAGGAGTTGTGTGGGATCAAGAATTATATGtgaattttgaatataatcAGGATAGAACTTTTTTCCATACTTTTGAACTTGAAGAATGTTATGCGGGtcttttatttgaagaCATAAGCGAAGCCTCACACTTCTTAAAAAGAGTTCAAAAAAGAGAGAAATATGGCTCGAAAAAGACTATTAGCAATAAAAATGCAATCGctttaacaaataaattaaaggCTGAAAATGCAAATAAAGTTGTACAAGGCCCTCGTGGGGAGTCTATGATCGATAATCAAAGAAGGCGATATGACTATAGTGCTGGTCCAACAGCTCCAATAACAAAAAACAAAGCCCCTCCCCCACCCCCACCGGGAGCTCTATCCAATGTTCCTGGTGGATTTGccaataattcttcagaAGTTACCTCTAGTGATGAAGAGGAGACTAGTAAAAGTAATAGCCCGTCATCAAAACCTTTACGCCAACTCCCACCTTTGGATCCTAAATTCATGAATAACAACAGTGGAGCACCACCAGCACCTCCAGCACCTCCAACATCTCAAGGGTCTCCGGCAGTAACACCAACATCTCATGCACTACCACCAATCCAAGACCGCCCACCTGTAGTACATCCAACTGTAGCACGGGAATCATCAACTGCCTCCACTACACCTACTACACCTCTTCGTAGCTCGTTACCACCGACCCCTGGACAACAaggtaataataagaacGCATTACCCTTCCCAATTCCAGCTGGTGCTCAAGCTATTGCACCCCCACTGCCTGCTGGCCATCGCCCTACTCCAAAGCCACCTTCTCAACCTGGatatactaataataataataataataataataatgataaccGCAATAGTTACAATAACCGCAATAGCTATGATAATCGGAACAATTATGATAACCGTAATGATTACGATAACCATAACGACTATAACAACCGAAACAGCCACGATAATCgtaatgataattataacaataacagTTATAATAGGCCAACTCCATCATTACCAGCTAGAAATAACAATGGCCCTCCTCCTCCTTCAAGAAATAACAATGCACCACTACCACCTGCTAGAAACAATGGACCTCCACCTCCCGCTAGAAATAATGGACCACCACCTCCTGCTCCGAGAAGAGGGCCTGCTCCACCCCCACCTCCAAAGAGGCATACTTCATCTTCACAACAAGATCAAATGGGTGGTTatggtaataattcaaatagaCAGGGCTCACAAGGTCCTCAGAGAAGGGGTCCAGCCCCACCACCTCCACCTAGAAGTTCAAGACTTAATCAAAACTCATACCAAGAAATACCACCACCACAGCATAATTCATATCAGCCACTGCCACCTCCTCAACGTGAGGAACGTAATTCGACGCCTACTCCTCCTCCGACTACTTTTGGTCAAAGACcttctaataattattatgcAGATAACAATTCCTCGATACCTCCCCCTCCTCCTACTTCGTTTGGTCAACGTCCCGAATCGAATGGGCCACCACCAATGCCATCCAGAAATTATGATCAGAGACAACAACCAGCACCACCAATGCCATCTAGGAATAACGATCAACACACGAATGGTTACGGATCTAATCCTCCTCCCCCAGCTCCTCCAATGGCGTCAAGACCAAATGATCTGCAAATGAATAACAATGGATCTGTGCCCCCACCTCCGCCTCCGGCGTTCTTACAACAGCCACAATCCAATGGTGGAGGCCCACCTCCGCCTCCTCCACCACCTCCTTCTATGTCTAGTGGTGATTCTGCGCCATCATTACCACCTAGCTCGGGGGATACCGGTAGAGATGCATTATTAGCATCAATCAGAAGTTCAGGTATAGGCAATTTACGTAAAGTTGACAAGAGTCAATTGGATAAGCCATCTGCATTACTACGTGAAGCTAAGGGTGAGCCATCACCAGCAAGTTCTCACACTACTGGAGGTGGTATGGCACCACCAGGTAGTGCTCCCGGCGGCTCATTAGCTGATGCATTGGCTGCTGCATtgaataaaagaaaaataaggTAG
- the CTS1 gene encoding chitinase (similar to Saccharomyces cerevisiae CTS1 (YLR286C); ancestral locus Anc_6.80) has translation MYSTISSFALLFTFLISLVFAFDADSNKNVAVYWGQNSAGDQESLATYCLSNDADIFLLSFIYEFPSLGLNFANACTNTFSDGLLHCPEIAQDIKTCQSLGKKVLLSMGGASGAYGFSGDAQAEEFATTLWNTFGEGNDSSVERPFDDAIVDGFDFDIENNNGIGYAALVSKLRTLFEEGSKRYYISAAPQCPYPDVSVGDLLANSDVDFAFIQFYNNYCNVDKQFNWDTWADFAANISPNPNIKLYLGLPGSATAAGSGYVSDMSSLASVVESISTSSNFGGISLWDASQAFSNKIDGISYVEEMKNILNDNANSGSLVSSTVSSAAPSTSTEVQSTATTSSPAESIVITSSPIESSTATSSTTISSATTSAPVLVETTTVTPMTTTTSTVTANPSTSASQTNTPHQTTTLDGSSQVTSAPVITTQASNTAVPTERTTTTIVPSPSATQPGSVAHIIAQEMNARYAAGQFDGKELPCIDGSIACSSDGSFAICNYGEWVIMECAAGTTCYAFDQDDTVTTGCNFISLRDNFF, from the coding sequence ATGTACTCAACTATTTCCTCATTCGCtcttttatttacatttttaatCTCGTTAGTTTTTGCTTTCGATGCtgattctaataaaaatgttgCTGTTTACTGGGGTCAGAACTCCGCCGGTGATCAAGAATCCCTAGCAACTTACTGTTTATCTAATGATGCTGATATATTccttttatcttttatttatgaATTCCCTTCCCTTGGTTTAAATTTCGCAAATGCTTGTACAAATACTTTTTCTGATGGTTTGTTGCATTGTCCTGAAATTGCACAAGATATTAAGACATGTCAATCCCTAGGTAAGAAAGTTTTATTATCCATGGGTGGTGCTTCTGGTGCATATGGGTTTTCTGGTGATGCGCAAGCAGAAGAATTTGCTACCACTTTGTGGAATACTTTTGGTGAAGGTAATGATTCCTCTGTTGAACGTCCATTTGATGATGCTATTGTTGATGGGTTCgattttgatattgaaaataacaATGGTATTGGTTACGCAGCTTTAGTTTCTAAATTAAGaacattatttgaagaaggtTCTAAACGTTACTACATTTCTGCTGCTCCACAATGTCCATATCCTGATGTCTCTGTTGGTGATTTGTTAGCCAATTCTGATGTTGATTTTGCTTTCATTCAATTCTACAACAATTATTGTAATGTTGATAAACAATTTAACTGGGATACTTGGGCTGATTTTGCTGCTAATATTTCACCAAAcccaaatattaaattgtaCTTAGGTTTACCAGGTTCAGCAACTGCAGCTGGTTCCGGTTACGTTTCTGATATGTCTAGTTTAGCTTCTGTTGTTGAAAGTATTTCCACCTCCTCAAATTTTGGTGGTATTAGTTTATGGGATGCTTCTCAAGCTTttagtaataaaattgatggTATTTCTTACGTGgaagaaatgaaaaatatcttaAATGATAATGCAAATTCTGGATCATTAGTTTCTTCTACTGTTTCATCTGCTGCTCCTTCTACTTCAACTGAAGTTCAATCTACTGCTACTACTTCTTCTCCAGCGGAATCTATTGTAATAACTTCTTCTCCAATTGAATCCAGCACTGCCACTTCTTCTACCACTATATCCTCTGCTACAACTTCTGCTCCAGTTTTAGTTGAAACTACTACAGTTACTCCAATGACTACAACCACTTCCACTGTTACTGCTAATCCATCAACTTCTGCTTCTCAAACGAACACTCCACATCAAACAACTACTTTAGATGGCTCTTCTCAAGTGACATCAGCCCCAGTTATTACTACTCAAGCTTCTAATACTGCTGTTCCAACCGAACGTACCACTACTACCATAGTCCCATCTCCAAGTGCTACACAACCAGGTTCTGTTGCCCATATTATTGCTCAAGAAATGAATGCTAGATATGCTGCAGGCCAATTTGATGGTAAAGAATTACCATGTATTGATGGTTCAATTGCATGTTCTTCTGATGGTAGCTTTGCCATTTGTAATTACGGTGAATGGGTAATAATGGAATGTGCCGCTGGCACTACATGTTATGCATTTGATCAAGACGATACTGTCACAACAGGTTGTAACTTTATCAGTTTAAGAGATAACTTCTTTTAA
- the NNT1 gene encoding S-adenosylmethionine-dependent methyltransferase (similar to Saccharomyces cerevisiae NNT1 (YLR285W); ancestral locus Anc_6.79) — protein sequence MSDVESLTGGGLFDEPENFLPEKPKAHFANYKREVIPKESTSKREDINLRLIGNSPLWGHLLWNAGIYSAKHLDKYPELCKDKTVLELGAASALPSLVCSLIGAKKVVCTDYPDIDLVQNIQYNVDHECYNGELLSTDETEKTLQEQKRNIVVEGYIWGNDYTPITKHVDGKFSLIILSDLVFNHTEHHKLLQTTKDLLAKDGKALVVFSPHRPWLLDADLGFFETAKEYDLVPQQIEMVNWKPMFEEDPGEAEIRSRVYAYYLTHK from the coding sequence ATGTCTGATGTTGAATCTCTGACTGGAGGCGGACTTTTTGATGAACCTGAAAATTTCCTACCAGAAAAACCAAAAGCCCATTTTGCTAATTATAAAAGAGAAGTCATACCAAAGGAATCCACTTCCAAAAGAGAAGATATAAATTTACGTTTAATTGGTAACTCTCCTTTATGGGGCCATTTATTATGGAATGCTGGTATATATTCTGCAAAACATCTAGATAAATACCCAGAATTATGCAAAGATAAAACTGTACTGGAATTAGGAGCCGCCAGTGCTTTACCTTCTCTAGTTTGTTCATTAATTGGTGCCAAGAAAGTAGTATGTACTGATTATCCAGATATCGATTTAGTTCagaatattcaatataatGTTGACCATGAATGTTATAATGGTGAACTTCTTTCTACTGATGAAACTGAAAAGACATTACAAGAACAAAAGAGAAATATTGTAGTTGAAGGTTATATTTGGGGTAATGATTATACTCCAATTACTAAACATGTTGATGgtaaattttctttgattATATTGAGTGATTTAGTATTCAATCATACCGAACATcataaattattacaaactACAAAAGATCTATTAGCTAAAGATGGTAAAGCTTTAGTTGTATTTTCACCACATAGGCCTTGGTTATTGGATGCAGATTTGGGGTTCTTCGAAACTGCTAAAGAATATGATTTAGTACCACAACAAATTGAAATGGTTAATTGGAAACCAATGTTTGAAGAAGATCCTGGTGAAGCTGAAATCAGATCCCGTGTTTATGCATATTATTTAACTCATAAATAG
- the TBLA0E01070 gene encoding enoyl-CoA hydratase/isomerase family protein translates to MASTQEGFEESCLRITKRIEGVFFIITLNNPSKLNALTGDDFVYLGSLLDEANSNDQIYFTVLQGTGRYFSSGGDFSSITSLQYKSKDALKTWVSEYLSRDLYTCDQFYQHKKVLICCLNGPAVGLSAALVALCDIVYSINEKVFLLYPFSNLGLLTEGCTSVSLPAKLGNNISLERLIFSEPIKYDLLKNNIITKNYNMDDPIKFNEQVLKDLKKRTASLYLPSCLGMKQLIQSQTGLQDKLSRANANGVNRSLPQWVAGEPQRRFEQIISKQRIHKL, encoded by the coding sequence atggccTCGACTCAAGAAGGTTTTGAAGAGAGTTGTTTGAGAATTACAAAGAGAATAGAAGGGGTGTTCTTTATTATCACACTAAATAATCCATCGAAATTGAATGCCTTAACTGGAGATGATTTCGTGTATCTTGGTTCTTTATTAGATGAAGCGAATTCTAAtgatcaaatatatttcacTGTTCTTCAAGGAACGGGAAGGTATTTTTCCAGTGGAGGTGATTTTTCATCTATCACATCTTTACAATATAAATCCAAAGATGCTTTAAAAACATGGGTTTCAGAATACCTTTCAAGAGATTTATATACTTGTgatcaattttatcaacATAAAAAAGTGTTAATCTGTTGTTTAAATGGTCCTGCAGTTGGGTTATCAGCAGCATTAGTAGCACTTTGCGATATTGTTTATTCCataaatgaaaaagttTTCCTTTTATATCCCTTTTCTAACTTGGGGTTATTGACAGAAGGCTGTACTAGTGTTTCATTACCTGCAAAACTTGggaataatattagtttgGAAAGACTAATATTTAGTGAACCAATTAAATATgatcttttgaaaaataatataattaccAAGAATTATAATATGGATGAtccaattaaatttaatgaacaagttttaaaagatttaaagaaaagaacagcttcattatatttacCAAGTTGTTTAGGAATGAAACAATTGATTCAATCTCAAACTGGATTACAAGATAAACTATCAAGAGCTAATGCTAATGGTGTTAATAGATCATTGCCACAATGGGTAGCTGGTGAACCTCAAAGAAGGTTTGAAcaaattatatcaaaacAAAGAATACACAAATTGTGA